The DNA window ACATCAGTGTTGCGATTATTGAGGTCAGAGTACAGTCCTCTCGAGacatctgtctctctgcagccCTCCCTCTCTTGTGCTGCTAAACCTGACAGGCTCCGGCTCATTTAATACAGAAGCCTCCTGTCGTGCATCAATACCTGCACTTCAGTTGgggagaaataaatgaaagcaaTGCAAAGTGGTTTTCGGGTCATACCTGaatgatgaaacacaatcaaacATAACTCACTGTATCAGGACTGTTGTGACGAGTTTTCAGGATTTTGAATGAACCAGATCACGTGTTTCTAAAGACAAACTGGACCATTGCTATAAATAAATGCGTCACAGTGTCTCCCATGTCACTTGGTGTCTTACTGTAAGGTTTAAATGAAGGAAGATTAGGGTAATAGGCTTTCTTGTTTGCTGCCTGTGGGCATGTCCTGCCCTCACAGGCCTAttttaaaaactcctccagtAATATGGACGCCTTTCGTGTTGCATTACATATCGCTTTGGTATTTTATCTTGTCACCCCTGCCACATCAACTTGTCTGATAGGCTGTTCCTGCACAGATGAAAACTTGGGAAGGTAAATGAAAACTTTAAGTATACACCTACAAGTAGGTTATGTGTTACCCATAACTGAGTGCTGCCTTAATATTAATGTACAAACCAAATTATTCTAAAAAATCCACAAAGATTGTCTATAGATTAGCGTAATTGTTAACTGGCAAGTTCAAGCTgttttctctgaacatgtctcTCTTTATAATCCTAGGTCTTTGCTATGTATGGAATCCTCCATGGGACAAATCCCAAGTGACCTCCCACAAGATTTCACTAAAATCCAAATTGAAAAATGCCACCTGGCTGAGTTACTGCCAGGATCTTTCTCCAGAGCTGGTGCCTTAGAGTTCCTCTGGTTGAATTTCAACGAGATCACAGTGATGAGCATCGGAAGCTTGGAGGGGCTGGCCAACCTAACAGAGCTGAGGCTACAAGGGAACAAGTTAACGTCAGTACCATGGGCGGCTTTTCAGCACACACCGAAGCTCAAGATTTTGGACTTGAAGAACAATTCCTTGGATGTCGTACCTGAAAATGCTCTGAGACACTTATCTGCTCTGACCTACTTAGATTTATCATTCAATCAGCTGAGTATCGTATCAAAAGAGGTTTTCATTAACTGGCCTCTTTACcgagcagcagagaaaacatgGAAGAAAGAAGGACTCATCTCCAATGTCGTTTTAGGGCTTCATAACAACCCCTGGCTGTGTGACTGTCGCCTCAAAGGCTTTGTTGAATTCACCAGGATGGTCAGCCCACCCATTATCCTGATGAACTCTTATTTAATGTGTTCAGGCCCAGCCTCCAAAGCTGGTAGGTTTTTCCACAAGACCCAGTTAAAAACCTGCATGAAGCCACGGGCCTCAGCAGTGGAGACAAACATCACTTTACCTCTTGGAGAAAAGGCAACTCTCACATGCTTTGTCACGGCCAGGCCAGCAACATCCATTCAGTGGATGTACAATTTGAAGAGGCTACGACAATTTGCAGGTAAGATTTTTCATTACACTGACATTCGATTAAACCAATGTGAACCTGCTGCAGATGAGCTCGGTGAGGTATCTTGAACTTTCAGGGTGTATTTTGGGGGGCAGAGCTCTTTTTAAGGTTACCAATTGATTCTCTGTGTCATCCTGGCAGTGACTGAGACTCACATAGATGAGGACACTGTTACCTCCCAGCTGGTGATCGACTCTCTTCACTTTGCAGACCAAGGACTCTATACCTGCATGGCCAACAATTTTATTGGAAACGCCTCAGTCAACATCACAGTCAACATCAGCTCTGTTCCCCCTCTTCCTGCACCTGTCCCCATGTTGTCATCTAATGAAAATGCCGACATTGACATTCGCATCACCAAGCAAACAGTTTACGGTGTCATGCTGGAGTGGTCCCCGGCGACAGACAACCAAGCAGAAATCTGGTTCACGATCCACTTTGGCAAATATGATTCACCCAAAAAAGAGATGATTTCCATCGACCCTGGCATCAACAGCTACTCACTGAGCGACCTGCTTCCCATCACCAAATACGAGGTGTGTTTGACCCTTAGGAATCATCCGCCAAGAGAAGGCCGCTGCATCGTGTTTATGACAGGGAGTGACATCAGTGAGCTGGAGCAAAGAGAGAGGCTCATCCACATCACAGTCATTGTATGTGCCATGGTGCTGGCCATACCAGCTGGCATGTTTGCTTGCACCCCAGAGGCCAGGTGCAGTTGCATGAATCGCTGCTTGGATCTGTGGAAAGAGCAAACGCTTCACGTAGAAGGGAAAGAGAGGCAGGAGACCTTTGACAGCCTGGAAGCTGCCAGTGACAAAGGCATGTGCACAGAGGACAAGccaaaaaagaggaggaagtcTGAGGAGAGGTGCACAGGAAGCAGTGCCGCTCATCTGTACTAGAGgcagatgtactgtatgtgtctctCATGTGTTAGCATTTGAGTCACACGACTAAACATCAAACACACTGCTCacaaaaaagtttcaaaatgcACTAGAACCTTTACAGCTGAACATAATTTGACTTTTGTTTCGATAAATTGTTCGGGATGAGAATATAaccatgcttctacttaaattccctactttcatgacatatgatcactgtagcatgaactttttaaattttccatAAAGTTCAcctgaaacacatttcaaaaacgTAACACCTGTAGGCCAGAAATtatgtattgatttttaaataatggaaTATAACATCAatatctaaaaatctaaaatggtATAAAAGGTTTAGGCTCACTACACATTTAGCAATGACGTGTGCCATTTCCTGCTTCTTTGTTTAGATTTAGGGTCACAACTTTGAGGAGCAAAATGAACATCTGTGACCACCTGAATGGATGTCTTTGCATACATGAGGTCAGAATAGTACTAGGATAGAATGATTACTAGGATTTACAAAGGCAGCCAGgcatttggtttcttttcttcCAAAAACCCATATGCTTAACGTAGCCCTGTGACTGGAATACAATGGGAATACACGAGAGTCACAAACTGCATGGATGCCTTTTTTCCCtattaccaaaaataaaaatcactgttaAATCTGTTAGCTTGATCAACTAAAGTTTAATAAAGAGCGATGCATGTTATGGTTTAGAAGATGTGTTCCTGTACGGGCTCCAGATTAGCAGCCTTGGAATAGAATGacattgtgttttatgtgtgtttgtttttttttgttgggggGGATTTGTTACATAATCACTGTTCCCCATTGCATTTATACATACACCCATAAGTAGATTAAAGTGATTTTCCATGTGAATCCTAGTCAGCTGAACatgatatttctatttaatGGAAGCTCTGAGCTCACTCTGTTCATGTCAAAATGATGTCATGTAAGACTGCTTTTAACTAAACTAAATCAAACCATTATAACCacatatttttcatatatttattcaaaatcAGGACGGTACAAAGACAGTACAAATATGTTACTTTGAAGGACCAGGCAAGTGAATTTATAGTAAAGATATATAGTTCATCCCAACTTATTTAAGTGCGTTATAGGCTGTGATACAGTCAGATACACGGTATGTGTTACAGCAATTAATTTCCTAATTTTATCCGCCTAAATTGGAAGGCATTGGAGAGTAATATGAAAAGCAGCTGTGAAGAACCCTAAATGTTTGACACAGACTCTATATTTACCCATCTATATCTACAGAGGAAATGTCCATGCATGTTATATACAACACAATCTGAGCTAGGGGGCAGAGTTAGGATGTTTCAGTGGTACATTGTTAATTACTGCTGCAAGAAACTTAAAACTGCTACAGCTTGGGGCAAacgtttgcatcctcttattttgaaattttaaacagTGTAATACAAAGACTTGTTTTGTCTATCAGAAACTAatttgattcttttttattttatttatcaaaggGGTTGCACACTTTTgcaatgattttatttgtttattttactctAAATTTTTTAATAGACTCTTTGGCAATTTTTATTTCTactgatgatgaagaaaacGTTTTTGCTAGATAAATGTGGATTATgattatgttaggtttagggctaagtttgcatccccctacaaTGAAATGGTGTATAACCTCTAAAAATAATGatcaatattattttatatatttttaaatcatatgaTTGTATTACTAAATGAAAACCAAGAAAATAGAAGTAGTTAAATTGATTGcctaaagtaaataaaatagcagATTATGCACTTTCCAACATAAtcataatgcacattcagctagtacatcATCAGAAGGAACAAAAATGGCCAAGCAGTGTAGTCAAATTTCAGTCAAAGTAGAATTATgagttcactttttttttaaataaaacaacaattgtACCAGaagaatgtgcattaaatatgctgtctttttgacatttcaaaataaagagatgTAAACTTTGACAACCAACTCTAGTGAGTTGTCATATACCGTTTactcaaaataatgaaaacaatacattgctgtacatttaaaatcGACCCATGTATAtacaaaagcattaaaaactaaaattacacAGTCgattaaataaaagcaactcAGCTTGTGTTCCTATGAAAACCTACAGTGGCACATTGTAACCATACAAAAGAGCAACTTCTCAGCTTCAAGCTGCTGATGCAACATATTGAAAACATTAGCACACAGGTCCTTTAGCACTTCATAGTAAGCAGTGGTGTATATGATGACCATGTCATTTAGCTGCACGCTCCACTGAAGATTTATAGGATGAAATCCTAATTCTGTGTGAAACATAACAGGAtctttaatattacatttcaggACGTTATGCAACTTACATTTATACACTAAGTCCCAGTAATCCTCTTCCTGGGCAATTTACTCTGGTGCTTCTTACTGGAATGATGGTGTAACCCTCCTCAAGATGGCAGTGTAGTGAATCTATAGCTTCAATGCCAAGCTTTTTCTTCCCCTTACTAGGTGGTGACCACTGCATCTCAGTTGCAGTGGAACCCAATTGCTCAATATCTCATCGACATAAATAGCTATAAACCTTCCTGTGTTACCCTTTACTCATGAATAAATGAAAGGTAGGCCCACCCTACCTGATGATCATGAGGTTTGGGTGAGAACTCTCAGACAATAGATGAGCTAAGAGCAAAGCGTCGTCAAAGAATGGACCAGGCAACCAGAAACAAGACATTTGTGTGAGTTAATAATAACCTTGGTTGCTCTCAATGATTTTCTGCTCCAGCTTCATTTTCAGCTCTGACACTAAAGCAGAGCTGATGTTCCCCTCTTTGCGACGACTAGATTTAGCTTTCTTTAAACCTTTGGAGGCCAGCGCACCTGATATTGTCGGGACAGCTCGGGGCCTCTCAAGACGTGTGCTTGAtgggggaggagggggcagACAGGGAGCACTGGGAGGTGGAAGCTTTGGTCGGGGACTGCTGGTGTCCCGCTGGGGGCTGCCCTCTGGGTCGCCAATGAGGAACTTGTCTGCAGGACTGCTGAATTTGATCACAGGCATGTTGAAGGTCCACGGCCGCTGGTCCCGGGGTCGCCTCCTAATGATGCGACGCACTGGCATGATCCTGTTGGACTTTAAATTGCGCATGTACATAGCCGTAGAGATCAAGACAGTCACCCCTACCAACATGCTAATGATAACAGTGACCATGCCTATAGCTCTTACAGGATTGTCCCtacttttcattaaaaagacaGCCATTGGCCCTTTGAGAGGAGTCTGTAAAAgagcacaaataaaatgtttaaaatca is part of the Channa argus isolate prfri chromosome 20, Channa argus male v1.0, whole genome shotgun sequence genome and encodes:
- the LOC137105856 gene encoding leucine-rich repeat, immunoglobulin-like domain and transmembrane domain-containing protein 2; this encodes MESSMGQIPSDLPQDFTKIQIEKCHLAELLPGSFSRAGALEFLWLNFNEITVMSIGSLEGLANLTELRLQGNKLTSVPWAAFQHTPKLKILDLKNNSLDVVPENALRHLSALTYLDLSFNQLSIVSKEVFINWPLYRAAEKTWKKEGLISNVVLGLHNNPWLCDCRLKGFVEFTRMVSPPIILMNSYLMCSGPASKAGRFFHKTQLKTCMKPRASAVETNITLPLGEKATLTCFVTARPATSIQWMYNLKRLRQFAVTETHIDEDTVTSQLVIDSLHFADQGLYTCMANNFIGNASVNITVNISSVPPLPAPVPMLSSNENADIDIRITKQTVYGVMLEWSPATDNQAEIWFTIHFGKYDSPKKEMISIDPGINSYSLSDLLPITKYEVCLTLRNHPPREGRCIVFMTGSDISELEQRERLIHITVIVCAMVLAIPAGMFACTPEARCSCMNRCLDLWKEQTLHVEGKERQETFDSLEAASDKGMCTEDKPKKRRKSEERCTGSSAAHLY